The following are encoded in a window of Coriobacteriia bacterium genomic DNA:
- a CDS encoding NADH-quinone oxidoreductase subunit B, with product MAGGGAGVALDRLTGEHGALFIRSEQLFDWARRNSLWYLMFGIACCAIEMMHAGGPRFDFDRFGIFHRGSPRQSDVMIVAGTVNTKMAHSLRRLYEQMPEPKWVVAMGACASTGGPFREYPNVVLGVDAVVPVDVYVPGCPPRPEALQYGFMRLQELIRDRTEERLARRRSS from the coding sequence CACGGCGCGCTGTTCATCCGGAGCGAGCAGCTCTTCGACTGGGCGCGGCGCAACAGCCTCTGGTACCTGATGTTCGGGATCGCCTGCTGCGCGATCGAGATGATGCACGCCGGAGGTCCCCGGTTCGACTTCGACCGCTTCGGCATCTTCCACCGCGGCAGCCCCCGGCAGTCCGACGTCATGATCGTCGCCGGCACGGTGAACACGAAGATGGCGCATTCCCTGCGCCGCCTCTACGAGCAGATGCCCGAGCCCAAGTGGGTCGTCGCGATGGGCGCCTGCGCCTCGACGGGCGGGCCGTTCCGGGAGTACCCGAACGTGGTGCTGGGAGTGGACGCGGTCGTCCCGGTCGACGTCTATGTGCCGGGGTGCCCGCCGCGTCCGGAGGCCCTGCAGTACGGCTTCATGCGCCTGCAGGAGCTGATCCGCGATCGGACGGAGGAGCGCCTTGCCCGACGCCGCAGCTCTTAG
- a CDS encoding NADH-quinone oxidoreductase subunit C: protein MPDAAALSRQLTSAGLDCYSIGDEGWLGTVLRIDAGDALRAIRALAEADYVMLADLLGADTGDGLELTWHLRSFAADEELFVKAAVAYDAEVPSVWTVYAAALYPEREAAELFGLTFRGHPNPKRLLTSDESGPFLLRKSTPIRTRAQVARPGVRDGEE from the coding sequence TTGCCCGACGCCGCAGCTCTTAGCCGCCAGCTCACCTCCGCCGGTCTCGACTGCTACTCGATCGGCGACGAGGGGTGGTTGGGAACGGTACTGCGCATCGACGCCGGCGACGCGCTGCGAGCCATCCGCGCTCTCGCGGAAGCCGACTACGTCATGCTGGCCGACCTGCTCGGCGCCGACACCGGCGACGGGCTCGAGCTCACCTGGCACCTGCGCTCCTTCGCCGCCGATGAGGAGCTGTTCGTGAAGGCCGCGGTGGCCTACGACGCCGAGGTGCCGTCGGTGTGGACGGTGTACGCCGCCGCCCTGTATCCCGAGCGCGAGGCCGCGGAGCTCTTCGGGCTGACCTTCAGGGGGCACCCCAACCCCAAACGGCTCCTCACCAGCGACGAGTCCGGACCGTTCCTCCTGCGCAAGTCCACGCCGATACGCACGCGGGCGCAGGTGGCGCGGCCGGGCGTGAGGGACGGTGAGGAGTAG
- a CDS encoding NADH-quinone oxidoreductase subunit D, translated as MGPQHPSTHGVLHVLLELDGEEIVAAEASLGYLHRGVEKLSEYRRYHQVATLMDRADYLSGIHGELAFAQAAEELAGIEVPPKAHWLRSLLGEINRVSSHLLWLGTFGLDVGAMAPFLYALRDRETLLDVLEAVTGARMMFNYVRPGGVVADLPPEAEPAIRAFLRSLPTHLGEFEDLLGGNEIFVARTRGVGVIPRETAVSFGMSGACLRATGLGWDVRKERPYAAYPELDFDVPVGTVGDTWDRYAVRVEEMRQSLAMISQTIEGMPEGAHMAKGPKVLRPPAGEVYSAVESPRGELGAHLCADGSDRPSRLRLRSPAYFNLAVIDELLPGCKIADAVAVIGSLDIVLGEIDR; from the coding sequence ATGGGTCCGCAACACCCCTCGACCCACGGCGTGCTGCACGTCCTGCTCGAGCTCGATGGTGAGGAGATCGTCGCGGCGGAGGCGAGCCTGGGCTACCTGCACCGGGGCGTCGAGAAGCTCTCCGAGTACCGCCGCTACCATCAGGTGGCGACCCTCATGGACCGGGCCGACTACCTGAGCGGCATCCACGGCGAGCTGGCCTTCGCGCAGGCGGCCGAGGAGCTCGCCGGCATCGAGGTGCCGCCCAAGGCGCACTGGCTGCGATCTCTCCTCGGGGAGATCAACCGGGTCTCGAGCCACCTGCTGTGGCTGGGGACCTTCGGGCTCGACGTCGGCGCCATGGCGCCGTTCCTGTACGCGCTGCGCGACCGCGAGACGCTGCTCGACGTCCTCGAGGCCGTCACCGGCGCGCGCATGATGTTCAACTACGTGCGGCCTGGTGGCGTCGTCGCGGACCTGCCGCCCGAGGCCGAGCCGGCCATCCGCGCCTTCCTGCGCTCCCTCCCCACCCACCTGGGCGAGTTCGAGGACCTGCTGGGAGGCAACGAGATCTTCGTGGCGCGCACTCGCGGCGTCGGGGTGATCCCGCGCGAGACGGCGGTGTCCTTCGGGATGTCCGGCGCCTGCCTGCGAGCGACCGGGCTGGGCTGGGACGTACGCAAGGAGCGGCCGTACGCGGCGTACCCGGAGCTCGACTTCGACGTGCCCGTCGGCACGGTGGGCGACACCTGGGACCGCTACGCGGTGCGCGTCGAGGAGATGCGCCAGAGCCTCGCGATGATCTCGCAGACGATCGAGGGCATGCCCGAGGGCGCGCACATGGCCAAGGGGCCGAAGGTGCTGCGTCCGCCGGCCGGGGAGGTCTACTCCGCCGTCGAGTCGCCGCGCGGGGAGCTCGGCGCGCACCTCTGCGCCGACGGCTCCGACAGGCCGTCGCGCCTGCGCTTGCGCTCGCCGGCCTACTTCAACCTGGCGGTCATCGACGAGCTGCTGCCGGGCTGCAAGATCGCCGACGCCGTAGCGGTCATCGGCTCGCTCGACATCGTGCTCGGGGAGATCGACCGATGA
- the nuoH gene encoding NADH-quinone oxidoreductase subunit NuoH codes for MSPLAVAALRALAALSLMLLNGVVLIYMLRKVLGHLHLRLGPTRVGPRGLLQTTADVLKLLTKEDVEPAAADAWLFRLAPVVVFTPSFMAYLALVFGPGLRFSDLDTGVFYAFAVLSIVPVGVLMAGWASNSKWSLIGGVRATAQQIAYEVPLLLAALGVVMAAGSMNLTEIVASQQGTWLGFLPRWFVFAQLPGFVLFLIASLAELNQTPFDMSEAESELVAGFANEYSGMRFALMFLAEFSNSFIVSALAVTLFFGGWLGGSGLVPPVVVFLLKTYLGVFVLMWIRGTLPRIRIDQLLTLGWKGLIPASLAWVLVVGVAVKLFEGSG; via the coding sequence ATGAGCCCGCTCGCCGTCGCGGCGCTCCGCGCGCTCGCCGCCCTCTCACTGATGCTGCTCAACGGCGTGGTGCTCATCTACATGCTGCGCAAGGTCCTCGGGCACCTGCATCTGCGGTTGGGGCCGACGAGGGTGGGCCCGCGCGGCTTGCTGCAGACGACCGCCGACGTGCTGAAGCTGCTCACGAAGGAGGACGTCGAGCCGGCGGCGGCGGACGCGTGGCTCTTCCGGCTCGCGCCGGTGGTCGTGTTCACGCCGTCGTTCATGGCGTACCTCGCTCTCGTGTTCGGTCCCGGGCTGCGCTTCAGCGACCTCGACACCGGCGTGTTCTACGCGTTCGCCGTGCTCTCGATCGTGCCCGTCGGCGTCCTGATGGCCGGCTGGGCGTCCAACTCCAAGTGGTCGCTGATCGGCGGCGTGCGGGCGACCGCGCAGCAGATCGCCTACGAGGTGCCGCTGCTGCTGGCCGCGCTTGGCGTCGTGATGGCCGCCGGCTCGATGAACCTGACCGAGATCGTGGCGAGCCAGCAGGGCACGTGGCTGGGGTTCCTGCCGCGGTGGTTCGTCTTCGCGCAGCTGCCCGGCTTCGTGCTCTTCCTCATCGCCTCGCTCGCCGAGCTCAACCAGACGCCGTTCGACATGTCCGAGGCGGAGAGCGAGCTGGTCGCGGGGTTCGCCAACGAGTACTCCGGGATGAGGTTCGCGCTGATGTTCCTCGCCGAGTTCTCCAACAGCTTCATCGTCTCGGCGCTGGCCGTCACGCTGTTCTTCGGCGGGTGGCTCGGCGGGTCCGGGCTGGTGCCGCCGGTCGTGGTCTTCCTGCTCAAGACGTACCTCGGCGTATTCGTGCTGATGTGGATCCGCGGGACGCTGCCGCGCATCCGCATCGACCAGCTGCTGACGTTGGGCTGGAAGGGGCTGATCCCCGCCTCGCTGGCCTGGGTGCTCGTGGTCGGCGTCGCCGTGAAGCTCTTCGAGGGGTCGGGATAG
- a CDS encoding 4Fe-4S binding protein, with the protein MWGLGILESMRVTMRNLLRGPITVAYPDETVELPRRARWAVAPKYDEDGRPKCTACTNCVRACPDGVLALDVTTREDASKRIDAYTYETGACMLCGLCVEACPFDALAMSHEYELAVSLPEEMLRTLLRDVEAAPARRAAAVVAPRAAAPGAPAAGLPAPQERPKTDGAVPHGQECDPVPCPEEGEPGR; encoded by the coding sequence ATGTGGGGCCTCGGCATCCTCGAGAGCATGCGCGTCACGATGCGCAACCTGCTGCGCGGCCCGATCACCGTGGCCTACCCCGACGAGACCGTCGAGCTCCCGCGGCGCGCACGATGGGCGGTGGCGCCCAAGTACGACGAGGACGGCCGGCCCAAGTGCACCGCGTGCACCAACTGCGTGCGCGCCTGTCCCGACGGCGTGCTCGCGCTGGACGTGACGACGCGCGAGGACGCCTCCAAGCGCATCGACGCGTACACGTACGAGACCGGCGCCTGCATGCTGTGCGGACTGTGCGTGGAGGCCTGCCCGTTCGACGCGCTGGCGATGAGCCACGAGTACGAGCTCGCCGTGAGCCTTCCCGAGGAGATGCTGCGCACGCTGCTGCGCGACGTGGAGGCCGCCCCCGCCCGTCGCGCCGCCGCAGTGGTGGCGCCGCGGGCCGCCGCGCCCGGAGCGCCTGCGGCGGGACTGCCGGCGCCTCAGGAGCGGCCCAAGACCGACGGCGCCGTGCCGCACGGCCAGGAGTGCGACCCTGTGCCGTGCCCGGAGGAGGGGGAGCCGGGGCGATGA
- a CDS encoding NADH-quinone oxidoreductase subunit J, with protein sequence MSDTVALVPFALLALAAVGGAVGMLASRNVMHAAFWLLGAMLATAGLFLLLSAEFLAMAQVLVYAGAVSVLLLFVIMLTLRRREDAVRPLDASPAAAALAVGFGGLLYLSVTRFVPPTAEMPPVAPGVAGLGRVLFTEWVLPFELASLVLLVALVGAVWWSGGGRR encoded by the coding sequence ATGAGCGACACGGTGGCGCTCGTTCCCTTCGCGCTCCTGGCGCTGGCCGCCGTCGGCGGTGCCGTGGGTATGCTCGCCTCGCGCAACGTCATGCACGCCGCGTTCTGGCTGTTGGGGGCGATGCTCGCCACGGCGGGCCTGTTCCTGCTGCTGTCCGCCGAGTTCCTCGCCATGGCGCAGGTCCTCGTGTACGCCGGCGCGGTCTCGGTGCTCCTGCTCTTCGTCATCATGCTCACCCTGCGCCGGCGCGAGGACGCGGTCAGGCCGCTGGACGCCTCCCCGGCCGCGGCGGCGCTCGCCGTCGGCTTCGGCGGGCTGCTGTACCTGTCGGTGACGAGGTTCGTGCCGCCGACCGCCGAGATGCCCCCCGTTGCGCCGGGCGTGGCGGGTCTCGGCCGCGTGCTCTTCACCGAGTGGGTCCTGCCCTTCGAGCTCGCCTCGCTCGTGCTGCTCGTGGCGCTGGTGGGCGCCGTGTGGTGGTCGGGAGGCGGTCGGCGATGA
- the nuoK gene encoding NADH-quinone oxidoreductase subunit NuoK, with the protein MSAGLPSFLGLAAVLFSLGLYGAISKRSAVMVLMSLELMAVAVNVNLVAISRFVTPEAMTGQVFAVFAMVVSAAEIGLGLALVLALYRRTRSVELDTLDRLKG; encoded by the coding sequence ATGAGCGCCGGCCTGCCTTCCTTCCTCGGCCTGGCCGCGGTGCTGTTCTCGCTCGGGCTCTACGGCGCGATCTCCAAGCGCTCGGCGGTCATGGTCCTGATGTCGCTCGAGCTGATGGCGGTGGCTGTGAACGTCAACCTCGTCGCCATCTCGCGATTCGTGACGCCGGAGGCGATGACCGGCCAGGTCTTCGCGGTCTTCGCGATGGTGGTCTCGGCCGCCGAGATAGGGCTGGGGCTCGCGCTCGTGCTCGCGCTGTACCGCCGGACGCGCTCGGTGGAGCTCGATACTCTCGACCGGCTGAAGGGCTAG
- a CDS encoding NADH-quinone oxidoreductase subunit L gives MAALLAIPGLPLLAFLVLLPAPRTVRDRFLALPVLATAASLVLSLTGAAAVWRDAGAAGAATGAPAGAAEALYRVSWRFAVLDGRPLSLGLALDAVAAVLAVVVAFVALAVQVYSLGYMRRDERRGWFFAVLSLFTAAMLALVLADSFLLLFVAWEVMGLCSYLLIGFWHAEDAPRRAALKAFLTTRVGDAAFMLGLVVMYAQAGSFGFREVFRSAGSWSPGAATLVALLLLAGAIGKSAQVPLHVWLPDAMAGPTPASALIHAATMVAAGGYLMARALPVFEAGGAALAAASVLGALTALAGGLLALVQHDVKKVLAYSTVSQLGHVFVALGAGGLAAGLFHLVTHAFFKSLLFLGAGVAIQAARSQDLREMGGLGRRMPWTATTFAVGALALAGVPPFSGFWSKDGILAVLLAERHYVAFAVALLAAFVTALYVARLWYRVFAGRCRTPEAREGRAGMVAPMVALALVTTFIGVWSAAFAAFLGYEARRPEVALAAVSTAVAVAGLAAGRRAFGPRAKLDTEALKRRAGFAYDALAMRLYFDLAYERAVVRPYAGAATRLALFDRRGIDRVVDAVGTTWGVIAQASRLIDAGVVDGAVNGLATGVKAAGSALRRVQVGRVQTYQRAVVGGLLALMALVLLRGA, from the coding sequence ATGGCCGCGCTGCTCGCCATACCGGGGCTGCCGCTGCTGGCCTTCCTCGTCCTGCTGCCGGCGCCGAGGACCGTCCGCGACCGCTTCCTCGCGCTGCCGGTGCTCGCGACGGCCGCCTCGCTCGTGCTCTCGCTGACGGGGGCCGCGGCCGTGTGGCGAGACGCGGGAGCCGCCGGCGCGGCGACGGGAGCCCCCGCCGGCGCCGCCGAGGCGCTCTACCGCGTCTCCTGGCGGTTCGCAGTGCTGGACGGCCGCCCGCTCTCCCTCGGGCTCGCTCTGGACGCGGTCGCCGCGGTCCTGGCGGTGGTCGTGGCGTTCGTCGCCCTGGCCGTGCAGGTGTACTCGCTGGGCTACATGCGCCGCGACGAGCGGCGCGGCTGGTTCTTCGCGGTGCTGTCGCTGTTCACCGCCGCGATGCTCGCGCTGGTCCTCGCGGACTCGTTCCTGCTGCTGTTCGTCGCGTGGGAGGTGATGGGGCTGTGCTCCTACCTGCTCATCGGCTTCTGGCACGCCGAGGACGCTCCGCGCCGCGCCGCGCTCAAGGCGTTCCTGACGACCCGGGTGGGTGATGCCGCCTTCATGCTCGGTCTCGTCGTGATGTACGCGCAGGCCGGGTCGTTCGGGTTCCGCGAGGTCTTCCGGTCCGCGGGCTCGTGGTCCCCGGGAGCCGCGACGCTCGTGGCGCTGCTGCTGCTCGCGGGGGCGATAGGCAAGTCGGCGCAGGTCCCGCTGCACGTGTGGCTCCCCGACGCGATGGCCGGCCCCACTCCCGCCTCCGCGCTCATCCACGCCGCTACGATGGTCGCCGCCGGCGGCTACCTGATGGCCCGCGCGCTGCCGGTCTTCGAGGCCGGTGGCGCGGCGCTCGCCGCGGCGTCGGTCCTCGGCGCGCTCACCGCCCTGGCCGGGGGTCTGCTCGCCCTGGTGCAGCACGACGTCAAGAAGGTACTCGCGTACTCCACCGTCAGCCAACTCGGCCACGTGTTCGTCGCGCTAGGTGCCGGCGGGCTCGCCGCGGGGCTGTTCCACCTGGTCACCCACGCGTTCTTCAAGTCCCTGCTCTTCCTCGGCGCCGGCGTGGCCATCCAAGCCGCGCGCAGCCAGGACCTGCGCGAGATGGGCGGGCTGGGCCGCCGCATGCCGTGGACCGCGACGACGTTCGCCGTCGGCGCGCTCGCCCTGGCCGGCGTGCCTCCCTTCTCGGGCTTCTGGAGCAAGGACGGGATCCTCGCGGTGCTGCTCGCCGAGCGTCACTACGTGGCCTTCGCGGTGGCGCTGCTGGCCGCGTTCGTGACCGCTCTGTACGTGGCGCGGCTGTGGTACCGCGTGTTCGCGGGCCGGTGCCGGACGCCCGAAGCGCGGGAGGGCCGTGCGGGGATGGTCGCGCCGATGGTCGCGCTCGCGTTGGTCACCACGTTCATCGGCGTCTGGAGCGCGGCGTTCGCGGCCTTCCTCGGGTACGAGGCCCGCCGGCCCGAGGTCGCGCTCGCCGCGGTCTCCACCGCGGTCGCGGTCGCCGGCCTTGCGGCGGGACGGCGCGCGTTCGGGCCTCGGGCGAAGCTCGACACGGAGGCTCTCAAGCGGCGCGCGGGATTCGCGTACGACGCGCTCGCGATGAGGCTCTACTTCGACCTCGCCTACGAGCGCGCCGTCGTGCGCCCCTACGCGGGGGCCGCGACGCGCCTCGCGCTGTTCGACCGCCGAGGGATCGACCGGGTCGTGGACGCCGTCGGCACCACGTGGGGGGTGATCGCCCAGGCGAGCCGACTGATCGACGCGGGGGTCGTGGACGGCGCGGTGAACGGCCTGGCGACCGGCGTGAAGGCGGCAGGCTCCGCGCTCCGGCGCGTCCAGGTCGGCCGCGTCCAGACCTACCAGCGCGCCGTCGTCGGGGGTCTGCTGGCGCTCATGGCCCTCGTGCTCCTGAGAGGAGCGTGA
- a CDS encoding NADH-quinone oxidoreductase subunit M: MFPLLTAIVFLPLAAAAVIALLPAARPAAARRIALAASATDLALAAWMLASSRPPAGAAYADSFRFVEDVAWVPQAGIRYHLGVDGISAPLIFLSALLTLLVVLVSWRTEPKPKTWFAMLMLLAVGMNGVFAALDLVLFYVFWELVLVPMYFIIAVWGGPRRQYAAVKFFLYTLAGSVLMLVGILALYLHPVGGTFDMVALAGSTLPRGFQGWVFAALFLGFAVKVPVFPLHTWLPDAHVEAPTAGSVLLAGVLLKMGAYGFIRVSLPILPDASAAWSPAIAALAAVSIVYGAAVAFAQTDMKKLVAYSSVSHMGFVMLGIAAGTVAGLDGAVAMMFSHGVVTGMLFLLVGMVYDRTRTGVLTEVGGLSRSAPVAGGMLAFASFASLGLPGLSGFVGEFLTLVGAWQSPLWRGFVVAAAAGVVLAAAYMLLLVQRAVLGPPTDKVSGIADLSSAEVGLLAPLVALTVLVGVHWSSLLRFVDPAVRALLAAEGAGG; encoded by the coding sequence ATGTTCCCGTTGCTGACGGCGATCGTCTTCCTGCCGCTGGCCGCCGCGGCCGTGATCGCGCTGCTGCCCGCCGCCCGGCCGGCCGCCGCCCGCCGGATCGCGCTGGCAGCCTCGGCGACCGACCTGGCGCTGGCCGCTTGGATGCTCGCGAGCTCGAGGCCCCCGGCCGGCGCCGCGTACGCCGACTCGTTCCGGTTCGTGGAGGACGTGGCATGGGTGCCGCAGGCCGGGATCCGCTACCACCTCGGTGTGGACGGCATCTCGGCGCCGCTGATCTTCCTCTCGGCGCTGCTCACGCTGCTGGTGGTGCTGGTCTCCTGGAGGACGGAGCCGAAGCCCAAGACGTGGTTCGCGATGCTGATGCTGCTAGCGGTCGGGATGAACGGCGTGTTCGCCGCCCTGGACCTGGTGCTGTTCTACGTGTTCTGGGAGCTCGTGCTGGTCCCGATGTACTTCATCATCGCCGTGTGGGGCGGGCCGAGGAGGCAGTACGCCGCGGTCAAGTTCTTCCTGTACACCCTCGCCGGCAGCGTGCTCATGCTCGTCGGCATCCTGGCGCTGTACCTGCACCCGGTCGGCGGGACCTTCGACATGGTCGCGCTCGCCGGATCCACCCTGCCGCGGGGCTTCCAGGGATGGGTCTTCGCCGCGCTGTTCCTCGGCTTCGCCGTGAAGGTGCCGGTCTTCCCTCTGCACACCTGGCTGCCCGACGCGCACGTCGAGGCGCCGACGGCCGGCTCCGTGCTGCTCGCCGGCGTCCTGCTCAAGATGGGCGCCTACGGCTTCATCCGCGTGTCGCTGCCGATCCTGCCCGACGCCTCCGCCGCCTGGTCGCCGGCGATCGCCGCCCTGGCCGCGGTCTCGATCGTCTACGGGGCGGCCGTGGCCTTCGCGCAGACCGACATGAAGAAGCTGGTCGCGTACTCCTCGGTGTCGCACATGGGCTTCGTGATGCTCGGGATCGCGGCCGGCACAGTGGCCGGCCTCGACGGGGCCGTGGCGATGATGTTCTCGCACGGCGTGGTGACCGGCATGCTCTTCCTGCTGGTCGGCATGGTGTACGACCGCACGAGGACCGGCGTCCTCACCGAGGTGGGCGGGCTGTCCCGGAGCGCGCCGGTCGCCGGGGGGATGCTCGCGTTCGCCTCGTTCGCGTCGCTGGGCCTGCCCGGACTGTCCGGTTTCGTCGGCGAGTTCCTGACGCTGGTGGGCGCGTGGCAGTCGCCGTTGTGGCGCGGCTTCGTCGTCGCGGCCGCCGCGGGCGTCGTGCTCGCCGCCGCGTACATGCTCCTGCTGGTGCAGCGTGCGGTGCTGGGGCCGCCCACCGACAAGGTCTCCGGCATCGCGGACCTGAGCAGCGCCGAGGTCGGCCTTCTGGCGCCGCTGGTAGCGCTCACGGTGCTCGTCGGCGTGCACTGGTCGAGCCTGCTGCGCTTCGTCGACCCGGCCGTGCGCGCGCTGCTGGCCGCCGAGGGGGCCGGCGGATGA
- a CDS encoding NADH-quinone oxidoreductase subunit N produces MTGYAALIPEALVLAAALAALFAGLLPGGARTAAGGGAAAAALSAVLAANTGGAGSLLSGTLALDGAAAFVRAAIAALTAAYLMWLAGRGVAGERAGEAAALALLSAGGGMLLASATDLVTFFVAVELATMPAYVLVGYRRDDARGLEGALKYFLLSLLTSLVMLYGLSFLYGVSGSTRYAGLDGGVSGTLGLAGALLVAVGLLAKISAVPFHFWAPDGYAGAPAETVAFVSTVPKVAAMAAAVRLLGLLAPQVPNLPLTLALAAAASMVLGNLAAFPQRDIRRLMAYSGIGHAGYLLMGIVAGTERGAPATLFYAAVFAVPSMAVVLIAAEEGTDVRDLAGLAERRPAAAWAMTAFLLSLIGIPPLAGFVGKLQLFGAALDGAWVWLVVLAVSASAVSAGYYFRLIAPMFLAPAEERPAARAPAPSAPAALALAAMLAVTLAAGVLASPLLRLLGAA; encoded by the coding sequence ATGACCGGGTACGCCGCCCTCATCCCCGAGGCGCTCGTCCTCGCTGCCGCGCTCGCCGCGCTCTTCGCCGGGCTGCTGCCCGGCGGCGCGCGCACCGCGGCGGGAGGCGGTGCGGCGGCGGCTGCGCTCTCCGCGGTGCTCGCGGCGAACACCGGCGGCGCCGGAAGCCTGCTCTCCGGCACGCTCGCGCTCGACGGCGCCGCCGCGTTCGTTCGCGCGGCGATCGCGGCGCTCACCGCCGCGTACCTGATGTGGCTCGCCGGGCGCGGCGTGGCGGGCGAGCGCGCGGGCGAGGCCGCCGCGCTGGCGCTGCTGTCGGCCGGCGGCGGCATGCTGCTGGCCTCCGCGACCGACCTCGTGACGTTCTTCGTCGCGGTCGAGCTGGCGACGATGCCGGCCTACGTGCTGGTGGGCTACCGGCGCGACGACGCGCGCGGCCTGGAGGGGGCGCTGAAGTACTTCCTGCTCTCGCTGCTCACGAGCCTGGTGATGCTCTACGGCCTCTCGTTCCTCTACGGCGTGTCCGGCTCGACCCGCTACGCCGGCCTCGACGGGGGCGTGAGCGGGACGCTGGGCCTGGCCGGCGCCCTTCTCGTGGCGGTCGGTCTGCTGGCCAAGATCTCGGCCGTGCCGTTCCACTTCTGGGCCCCCGACGGCTACGCCGGCGCCCCGGCCGAGACGGTCGCCTTCGTCTCTACCGTGCCGAAGGTGGCGGCGATGGCAGCCGCCGTGCGCCTCCTCGGCCTGCTCGCCCCGCAGGTACCGAACCTGCCGCTGACGCTCGCGCTGGCCGCGGCGGCCTCGATGGTGCTCGGCAACCTCGCCGCCTTCCCCCAGCGCGACATCCGGCGCCTGATGGCGTACTCGGGGATCGGGCACGCCGGTTACCTGCTCATGGGCATCGTCGCCGGCACCGAGCGGGGCGCCCCCGCTACGCTGTTCTATGCCGCGGTCTTCGCCGTGCCCTCGATGGCCGTCGTGCTCATCGCCGCCGAGGAAGGCACCGACGTCCGCGACCTCGCCGGGCTGGCGGAGCGGCGGCCGGCGGCGGCATGGGCGATGACCGCGTTCCTGCTCTCGCTCATCGGCATCCCGCCGCTCGCCGGCTTCGTCGGCAAGCTGCAGCTCTTCGGCGCGGCGCTGGACGGCGCCTGGGTGTGGCTCGTGGTCCTCGCCGTGTCGGCGAGCGCCGTGTCGGCCGGCTACTACTTCCGCCTCATCGCGCCGATGTTCCTCGCTCCGGCCGAGGAGCGGCCGGCGGCACGGGCGCCCGCCCCCTCGGCGCCCGCCGCCCTGGCGCTCGCGGCGATGCTGGCCGTCACGCTCGCCGCCGGCGTGCTCGCCTCGCCGCTGCTGCGCCTGCTGGGCGCCGCCTGA
- a CDS encoding trypsin-like peptidase domain-containing protein — translation MYGDHPDTPGVPREFPAEERSTLPSSTAGSGRRVPEGPLPVCDYTETDQGPCEEPATVRRYSGAAVAVAAAAGGVAGGVVVAAALVWALGLAPGGTPLVRFERPAGMAVPVSIETSGPVPSVVAVAAKVTPSVVNIIVERGRLDPFTGRTEFHEVGNGSGVVIREDGYVLTNNHVVEGADRVKVKIGVDDVDAEVVGRDPSTDLAVLKVERDDLLPAEFGESAKLQVGQPVVAVGSPFGLERSVTAGIISALGRSSFSEDAGGIATYTNLIQTDAAINPGNSGGALADEQGRVIGINTLIQARVAQSAGIGFAIPIDFARNVADQLIETGRATHPFMGVSTVSVDANLARQFGLPVTSGALVQLVTPGSPAEEGGIERGDIIVRIADRGIEGVEDVFGAVRAHAVGETVEVEVVRGERRRTLEVTLGSDAGGR, via the coding sequence ATGTACGGCGACCACCCCGATACCCCGGGCGTCCCGCGGGAGTTCCCCGCCGAGGAGCGCTCCACCCTGCCGTCCTCCACGGCAGGCTCCGGCCGCCGCGTACCCGAAGGGCCGCTGCCGGTCTGCGACTACACCGAGACCGACCAGGGACCCTGTGAGGAGCCCGCCACGGTGAGGCGCTACTCGGGCGCCGCCGTGGCGGTCGCGGCGGCGGCGGGCGGCGTGGCGGGCGGGGTCGTGGTCGCGGCCGCCCTGGTCTGGGCGCTCGGCCTCGCGCCGGGCGGCACGCCGCTCGTGCGTTTCGAGCGGCCTGCCGGGATGGCGGTGCCGGTGAGCATCGAGACCAGCGGGCCGGTCCCTTCCGTGGTGGCCGTCGCGGCCAAGGTGACCCCCTCGGTGGTCAACATCATCGTCGAGCGCGGCAGGCTCGACCCGTTCACGGGCCGCACCGAGTTCCATGAGGTCGGCAACGGCAGCGGCGTGGTGATCCGCGAGGACGGCTACGTGCTGACCAACAACCATGTGGTGGAGGGCGCGGACCGCGTGAAGGTGAAGATCGGCGTGGACGACGTGGATGCCGAGGTCGTGGGCAGGGATCCCTCCACGGACCTCGCGGTGCTCAAGGTCGAACGCGACGACCTCCTGCCCGCCGAGTTCGGGGAGTCGGCCAAGCTGCAGGTCGGCCAGCCGGTCGTGGCGGTCGGTAGCCCGTTCGGGCTGGAGCGCTCGGTGACCGCGGGCATCATCTCCGCGCTGGGCCGCTCGAGCTTCTCCGAGGACGCAGGCGGGATAGCGACCTACACGAACCTCATCCAGACCGACGCCGCGATCAACCCCGGCAACTCCGGCGGGGCCCTGGCGGACGAGCAGGGCCGCGTCATCGGCATCAACACGCTCATCCAGGCCCGCGTGGCGCAGTCCGCCGGTATCGGGTTCGCGATCCCGATCGACTTCGCGCGCAACGTCGCCGACCAGCTCATAGAGACCGGCCGGGCCACCCATCCGTTCATGGGCGTCTCCACCGTCAGCGTGGATGCGAACCTCGCCCGGCAGTTCGGGTTGCCCGTGACCTCCGGCGCGCTCGTGCAGCTCGTGACGCCGGGCTCGCCCGCCGAGGAGGGCGGCATCGAGCGCGGCGACATCATCGTGCGCATCGCGGACCGCGGGATCGAGGGCGTGGAGGACGTCTTCGGCGCGGTGCGCGCGCACGCCGTCGGGGAGACCGTCGAGGTCGAGGTCGTCCGCGGCGAGAGGCGGCGCACGCTGGAAGTGACGCTGGGCTCGGACGCCGGCGGGCGGTAG